The Streptomyces sp. DH-12 genome has a window encoding:
- a CDS encoding Uma2 family endonuclease: protein MTVLEDRIEMAESGDELTLDMMFEWLEKMPVPEGYKAEIVGGHIFMTPQRDTHWDIIADLYDQLRAKYPRKRLKSDVRIDYPGHLNGFASDVTLLAEGATQNSKGRWRCEDVVFIAEVISQKTADNDYGPKKDAYAAAGVPVYLIVDPYTGEWHLHTLPKDGKYHGSVCFGFGTRIDLTRTVVGLILRTDDFPRG, encoded by the coding sequence ATGACCGTCCTCGAAGACAGGATCGAGATGGCCGAGAGCGGCGACGAACTCACGCTCGACATGATGTTCGAGTGGCTGGAGAAGATGCCCGTCCCCGAGGGTTACAAGGCCGAGATCGTCGGGGGGCACATCTTCATGACGCCGCAGCGGGACACCCACTGGGACATCATTGCGGACCTCTACGATCAACTGCGCGCGAAGTACCCGCGCAAGCGCCTGAAGTCCGACGTCCGCATCGATTACCCGGGACACCTCAACGGTTTCGCCTCCGACGTGACCCTGCTGGCCGAGGGCGCCACCCAGAACAGCAAGGGACGGTGGCGTTGCGAGGATGTCGTCTTCATCGCCGAAGTGATCTCGCAGAAGACCGCGGACAACGACTACGGGCCGAAGAAGGACGCATACGCCGCCGCCGGTGTGCCCGTGTACCTGATCGTCGATCCGTACACCGGCGAGTGGCACCTGCACACGCTGCCGAAGGACGGGAAGTACCACGGCAGCGTGTGCTTCGGCTTCGGCACCCGGATCGACCTGACGAGGACGGTCGTCGGTCTCATCCTCAGGACCGACGACTTCCCCCGCGGCTGA
- the thpR gene encoding RNA 2',3'-cyclic phosphodiesterase — protein MRLFAAVLPPEDVIGTLAAEVGGLRELPGAGGMRWTERAGWHFTLAFYGEVDEETVPELTARLGRAAARTEPFRLALSGGGQFGRGRALWAGAAGDLRTMRLLAERSEAAGRKAGVEMDTHRRYQAHLTVARSRDAVDVRPYLAALEDFRSRTWTVQELVLVRSHLPRSGVPGEQPRYEAVARRALGAAR, from the coding sequence ATGAGACTCTTCGCCGCCGTGCTGCCGCCCGAGGACGTGATCGGAACGCTGGCCGCCGAGGTGGGCGGGCTGCGGGAGCTGCCCGGGGCCGGCGGGATGCGGTGGACCGAGCGGGCCGGGTGGCACTTCACGCTCGCGTTCTACGGCGAGGTGGACGAGGAGACCGTGCCCGAGCTGACCGCGCGGCTGGGACGGGCCGCGGCGCGGACCGAGCCGTTCCGGCTGGCGCTCTCCGGCGGCGGCCAGTTCGGCCGGGGACGCGCCCTGTGGGCCGGGGCCGCGGGCGACCTGCGGACGATGCGACTGCTGGCCGAACGGTCCGAGGCGGCCGGACGCAAGGCGGGCGTGGAGATGGACACGCACCGGCGCTACCAGGCTCACCTGACCGTGGCCCGCAGCCGGGACGCCGTCGACGTACGGCCGTACCTCGCGGCGCTGGAGGACTTCCGCAGCCGCACCTGGACCGTGCAGGAGCTGGTGCTGGTGCGCAGCCATCTGCCCCGGTCGGGCGTTCCCGGCGAGCAGCCCCGTTACGAGGCGGTCGCCCGCCGGGCACTCGGCGCGGCCCGTTAG
- a CDS encoding recombinase family protein, translating into MARVLGVVRLSRVSDETTSPERQRRSIQRWADQEGHVVVGWVEDIDVSGGVEPWKRPEFGKWLPSTIGKEVSAIEHRIAMEESRADEYDILCALKIDRLSRRVLHVHTLLEWCEKNGKEVATVEDGINLNTQMGKLLLSLIASFAEGELEAIKARAKSSYNHLVKEGRWRGGRTPYGYREEKQETGEGWKLVPDDYGTDTAGTLREIVRRLIAGESANSIAQWLNEDVSKTPTSLDAQMIRSGKTPKGSRWTAANTAKVVRSRCILGQMEVSEEVMVDGKKTTRRRVVRDADGQPLQRAEPLITHEEWELANKKLDENTSKRNGNRKGGSPLLRVAFCTCGEPAYLGPGRNWPYYRCASRTTHKPCPTGSKGIAAHTLEGAVEQAFLLAAGDVEIVRKVFRPGVDYTRDIEEVNRALSDLREDREAGLYSSELGKQEYREAYKRLDARREQLIAQPTRPDTWEEIPTGETYRERWSTLSTQHEKGRELRAAGVKAVIHAEPIPGMAAAQLMAPDGHEGMWQHPVGRVQVLIPMDFKQRLRNMAAVHSEG; encoded by the coding sequence ATGGCGAGAGTTCTGGGTGTGGTCCGCCTGTCGAGGGTGTCGGACGAGACCACATCGCCGGAGCGTCAGCGTCGGTCCATCCAGCGATGGGCCGATCAGGAGGGGCACGTCGTCGTGGGATGGGTCGAGGACATCGACGTGTCCGGCGGGGTAGAGCCGTGGAAGCGCCCAGAGTTCGGCAAGTGGTTGCCTTCGACGATCGGAAAGGAGGTCAGCGCGATCGAGCACCGGATCGCGATGGAGGAGTCGCGCGCCGATGAGTACGACATCCTCTGCGCGCTGAAGATCGACCGCCTCTCGCGGCGCGTGCTGCACGTGCACACCCTCCTGGAGTGGTGCGAGAAGAACGGCAAGGAGGTCGCGACCGTCGAGGACGGGATCAACCTCAACACGCAGATGGGGAAGCTCCTCCTGAGCCTGATCGCGTCCTTCGCGGAAGGGGAGCTCGAAGCCATCAAGGCGCGGGCCAAGTCCTCGTACAACCACCTGGTGAAGGAGGGTCGCTGGCGTGGCGGCCGCACTCCGTACGGCTACCGCGAGGAGAAGCAGGAGACCGGCGAGGGGTGGAAGCTCGTCCCTGACGACTACGGGACCGACACGGCCGGGACACTCCGTGAGATCGTCCGTCGTCTCATCGCGGGCGAGTCGGCGAACAGCATCGCGCAGTGGCTCAACGAGGACGTGTCGAAGACCCCGACGTCACTCGACGCTCAGATGATCCGCAGCGGCAAGACCCCGAAGGGCAGCCGCTGGACCGCCGCGAACACGGCCAAGGTCGTACGCTCCCGCTGCATCCTGGGGCAGATGGAGGTATCCGAGGAGGTGATGGTCGACGGGAAGAAGACGACACGACGCCGGGTCGTCCGGGACGCTGACGGCCAGCCCCTCCAGCGCGCGGAGCCGCTGATCACGCACGAGGAGTGGGAGCTGGCCAACAAGAAGCTGGACGAGAACACCAGCAAGCGCAACGGCAACCGCAAGGGTGGGTCGCCCTTGCTCCGGGTCGCGTTCTGCACATGTGGGGAGCCGGCATATCTCGGCCCTGGCCGTAACTGGCCCTACTACCGCTGTGCCTCCCGTACCACGCACAAGCCGTGTCCGACCGGAAGCAAGGGCATCGCGGCGCACACGCTGGAGGGCGCCGTGGAACAGGCGTTCCTCCTCGCTGCCGGGGATGTCGAGATCGTCCGGAAGGTCTTCCGGCCGGGCGTGGACTACACGCGTGACATCGAGGAAGTGAACCGCGCCCTGTCGGACCTGAGGGAGGATCGCGAGGCGGGCCTCTACTCCAGTGAGCTGGGCAAGCAGGAGTACCGGGAGGCGTACAAGCGGTTGGACGCGCGACGTGAACAGCTCATCGCGCAGCCCACGCGTCCGGACACCTGGGAGGAGATTCCGACAGGGGAGACCTACCGGGAACGGTGGAGCACGTTGTCGACCCAGCACGAAAAGGGCAGGGAGCTACGCGCCGCAGGGGTCAAGGCAGTCATCCATGCCGAGCCGATTCCCGGGATGGCCGCCGCGCAGCTCATGGCTCCCGATGGCCATGAGGGGATGTGGCAACACCCGGTCGGGAGGGTTCAGGTTCTGATCCCGATGGACTTCAAGCAGCGTCTGCGCAACATGGCGGCGGTCCACAGCGAAGGCTGA
- a CDS encoding IS3 family transposase: MTALFDEHEHLEVEPTLRELRIPSSTYYRWRRAAKEPCERRRRDTELTGQIQRIHTDSGGIYGSPRVHAVLKREGVLVGRKRVERLMREAGLAGISPRRTGKGFTRRDRDAELAPDLVRRDFTADGPNRLWVTDLTMIPTGEGPLWLSAIRDAFSRRVVAWETAARADADLVLTTLEYALTSREVEPGQLIHHADHGCQYTSVKLTTRLMRAGIEASMGSVGDSYDNALAENLWMLIKTEGLRGRTFATRAEANLALFEYIDGFYNSRRIQKRLGYLSPLEFEEKHYAKQAATERANLKPRQPALTS, from the coding sequence GTGACCGCGCTCTTCGACGAGCACGAGCACCTGGAGGTCGAGCCCACTCTCCGGGAACTGCGCATCCCTTCCTCCACCTACTACCGGTGGCGCCGGGCGGCGAAGGAGCCGTGCGAACGGCGCCGCCGGGACACCGAGCTGACCGGGCAGATCCAGCGGATCCACACCGACTCCGGAGGCATCTACGGCTCGCCCCGCGTGCATGCCGTCCTGAAAAGGGAAGGCGTCCTCGTCGGCCGCAAACGAGTCGAACGGCTCATGCGCGAAGCCGGCCTCGCCGGGATCAGCCCTCGTCGGACGGGCAAGGGCTTCACCCGCCGCGACCGGGACGCCGAGCTCGCCCCCGACCTGGTCAGACGCGACTTCACCGCGGACGGACCGAACCGGCTGTGGGTCACCGACCTCACCATGATTCCCACCGGCGAGGGACCTTTGTGGCTGTCGGCGATCAGGGACGCGTTCTCCCGCCGGGTGGTGGCCTGGGAGACTGCCGCCCGCGCGGACGCCGACCTCGTACTGACCACCCTCGAGTACGCCCTCACCTCCCGCGAGGTCGAACCCGGGCAGTTGATCCATCATGCGGACCACGGCTGCCAGTACACGTCCGTGAAGCTCACAACACGCTTGATGAGAGCAGGAATCGAGGCATCCATGGGCTCCGTCGGGGACTCCTACGACAACGCCCTCGCGGAGAACCTCTGGATGCTCATCAAGACCGAGGGCCTGCGCGGCCGCACCTTCGCCACCCGGGCCGAGGCGAACCTCGCACTCTTCGAGTACATCGACGGGTTCTACAACAGCCGGCGCATCCAGAAACGCCTCGGCTACCTCAGCCCGCTCGAGTTCGAAGAGAAGCACTACGCCAAGCAGGCAGCGACCGAACGAGCGAACCTGAAACCCCGCCAACCTGCCCTGACCAGCTGA
- a CDS encoding transposase: MPAPRKYPLELRERAVRMYRAAEPKPVIRRMAEEIGVHHEALRGWIRQAEADASERDDLLTSDERAELAALRKENTQLRRSNEILRTASAFFAAQLDPTRPG; the protein is encoded by the coding sequence ATGCCTGCCCCGAGGAAGTACCCGCTGGAGTTGCGTGAGCGTGCGGTGCGGATGTACCGCGCCGCGGAGCCGAAGCCCGTGATCCGCCGTATGGCCGAGGAGATCGGTGTCCATCACGAGGCCCTGCGCGGCTGGATCCGCCAGGCCGAAGCCGACGCCAGCGAACGCGATGATCTGCTCACCAGCGACGAACGCGCCGAGCTGGCCGCGCTGCGCAAGGAGAACACCCAGCTCAGGCGGTCGAACGAGATCCTGCGGACGGCCTCGGCTTTTTTCGCGGCACAGCTCGACCCGACCCGGCCCGGGTGA